CATGATTTCAGATCGATCAACTGGGCGGCATGGCGTGCTGCTGACGATGAGACCCGTGCGGTTGCCACAGATGAATTGCAGGAATTTCTGAATGCCTGGGCAGCGGATGAGGAATCCGGCAAGGGAAGCTCTACGGTATATACTGTAGTAGGTCAAAAAGCTGATTTTGTCATGATGCATCTGCGTGAAACGCTGGAGGATCTGAATGCGATCGAGAATGCATTTAACAAAACCACGTTTGCCCAATTTACGACGAAATCCTATTCTTATGTCAGCGTTGTTGAGCTTAGCAACTATCTCGGTAAAGATGAAGATCCGATGCAGAATCCACAGATTGTTGCACGTCTGAAGCCTGTACTTCCGAAGAATCAATACATCTGCTTCTATCCAATGAACAAAAAACGCGATCTCAGTGACAACTGGTACATGCTGTCGATGGACGAGCGCAAAACCATGATGAGAAGTCACGGTATGATCGGCCGCAGCTATGCGGGCAAAGTAAAGCAAATCATTACAGGTTCTGTCGGATTCGATGACTGGGAGTGGGGAGTGACGCTGTTCTCAGACGATGCTCTTCAATTCAAGAAGCTGATCTATGAAATGCGTTTTGATGAAGTCAGCGCACGTTATGGTGAATTTGGTTC
This sequence is a window from Paenibacillus urinalis. Protein-coding genes within it:
- the hemQ gene encoding hydrogen peroxide-dependent heme synthase, with the protein product MSEAALTLEGWYALHDFRSINWAAWRAADDETRAVATDELQEFLNAWAADEESGKGSSTVYTVVGQKADFVMMHLRETLEDLNAIENAFNKTTFAQFTTKSYSYVSVVELSNYLGKDEDPMQNPQIVARLKPVLPKNQYICFYPMNKKRDLSDNWYMLSMDERKTMMRSHGMIGRSYAGKVKQIITGSVGFDDWEWGVTLFSDDALQFKKLIYEMRFDEVSARYGEFGSFYVGSLLTQESFEAMLKL